A genomic segment from Nocardia cyriacigeorgica GUH-2 encodes:
- a CDS encoding glycosyltransferase family 9 protein, translating into MSVILVLRALGLGDLLTAVPALRALRRARPDDRLVLAAPEWLRPIVELTGTVDDLHPVPGLGALRWPGPPPALAVNLHGRGPASIADLAATAPDRLITFGHSDFPQFPGPDWPADTHEVTRWCGLLDRAGIPADPTRLSLPAPASTTPDPARVLIHPGGSSAARRWPAERFARVAAHLHRRGYRIFLTGDARERTLATRVADAAGAGTVVAGELALAETAALVAGARLVICADTGLAHLATAFGTPSVVLFGPNPPRWWGPPPRPEHRALWAGQIGDPHASTPDPGLLEIGAAEVIEAVEDQLAQAWSPHAATDTSSVGDRP; encoded by the coding sequence GTGAGCGTCATCCTCGTGCTGCGCGCACTCGGCCTCGGCGATCTGCTGACCGCCGTGCCCGCCCTGCGCGCCCTGCGCCGGGCCCGCCCCGATGATCGGCTGGTGCTGGCCGCCCCCGAGTGGCTGCGCCCGATCGTCGAACTGACGGGCACCGTCGACGACCTGCACCCGGTGCCGGGTCTCGGCGCACTGCGCTGGCCCGGGCCGCCACCGGCGCTGGCGGTGAACCTGCACGGCCGCGGACCCGCCAGCATCGCCGACCTCGCGGCCACCGCACCCGACCGCCTGATCACGTTCGGGCACAGTGATTTTCCGCAGTTCCCTGGCCCGGATTGGCCCGCCGACACCCATGAGGTCACCCGCTGGTGCGGGCTGCTCGACAGGGCCGGAATTCCCGCCGATCCGACACGGCTGTCCCTCCCGGCGCCCGCGTCCACGACACCTGATCCGGCGCGAGTCCTCATCCACCCGGGCGGCAGTTCGGCCGCGCGACGCTGGCCCGCCGAACGATTCGCCCGCGTCGCCGCGCACCTGCATCGCCGCGGATACCGGATCTTCCTCACCGGCGACGCCCGCGAGCGCACGCTGGCCACCCGGGTCGCCGACGCGGCCGGGGCCGGCACGGTGGTGGCGGGCGAACTGGCCTTGGCCGAGACCGCTGCCCTGGTCGCCGGTGCGCGGCTGGTCATCTGCGCCGACACCGGCCTGGCGCATCTGGCGACCGCGTTCGGCACGCCGTCGGTGGTCCTGTTCGGGCCGAACCCACCGCGCTGGTGGGGGCCACCGCCGCGGCCCGAACACCGAGCCCTGTGGGCGGGGCAGATCGGGGATCCGCATGCGAGCACACCCGATCCCGGGCTGCTCGAGATCGGCGCCGCCGAGGTCATCGAAGCCGTCGAGGACCAACTCGCACAGGCCTGGTCGCCGCACGCCGCGACGGACACCTCGAGCGTGGGTGATCGACCGTGA
- a CDS encoding PfkB family carbohydrate kinase, with protein MTSAGPLVIVGDVLLDIDIDGRADRRSPDGPVPVVDVTTIAHRPGGAGLAATLAAHDTGEVVLVAGFADDESGHRLRALLSHRVELVELPFSGSTVCKERVRAVGPCAGGESGFAPITRLDFGHGRIVAGPLSAEVRSVLANARAVLVADYGRGAAAHPQIRTLLEQRSRRTPLVWDPHPKGPPPVPGADLVTPNRPEAEQLVPDSSGFGARARELARRWSARAVTITLGADGAVLSYADRPAERIPVPVGESGSEQARDTCGAGDRFAVAATIAMSAGASAEDAVRHAVAAASAFVADGAATAFAEPASQIPAPELAGSDPNR; from the coding sequence TTGACCAGCGCCGGCCCGCTGGTGATCGTCGGTGACGTGCTGCTCGATATCGATATCGACGGCCGCGCCGACCGCCGCAGCCCGGATGGGCCCGTTCCCGTCGTGGACGTCACCACCATCGCGCATCGGCCCGGTGGTGCGGGTTTGGCGGCCACGCTGGCCGCCCACGACACCGGCGAGGTGGTGCTGGTGGCGGGGTTCGCCGACGACGAATCCGGGCATCGGTTGCGTGCACTGCTCTCGCACCGGGTCGAGCTGGTCGAGCTGCCCTTCTCCGGCAGCACGGTGTGCAAGGAACGGGTGCGCGCCGTCGGGCCCTGTGCGGGCGGCGAATCCGGGTTCGCGCCGATCACCCGGCTGGATTTCGGGCACGGCCGAATTGTCGCGGGTCCATTGAGCGCGGAGGTGCGGTCGGTGCTCGCGAATGCCCGGGCGGTGCTCGTCGCCGACTACGGACGGGGAGCCGCCGCGCATCCACAGATCCGGACGCTGCTCGAGCAACGTTCGCGGCGAACGCCGCTGGTGTGGGATCCCCATCCGAAAGGTCCGCCGCCGGTGCCGGGCGCCGATCTGGTGACGCCCAACCGGCCGGAGGCCGAGCAGCTGGTTCCGGATTCGTCCGGCTTCGGTGCGCGCGCCCGCGAACTCGCGCGGCGCTGGTCGGCGCGCGCGGTCACGATCACCCTCGGCGCGGACGGAGCAGTGTTGAGCTACGCCGACCGGCCGGCCGAGCGAATCCCCGTCCCGGTAGGGGAATCCGGTTCGGAGCAGGCGCGCGACACGTGCGGCGCGGGGGACCGATTCGCGGTCGCGGCCACGATCGCCATGAGTGCGGGCGCGAGCGCTGAGGACGCCGTGCGGCACGCCGTCGCCGCCGCGTCGGCCTTCGTCGCCGATGGTGCCGCGACCGCGTTCGCCGAGCCCGCTTCGCAGATCCCCGCGCCCGAACTCGCCGGGAGCGACCCGAACCGGTGA
- a CDS encoding D-sedoheptulose-7-phosphate isomerase, giving the protein MRAHFDALERALHRNLRPATEQVLTWGVRLAGVYERGGRLFACGNGGSAAEAQHLTAELTGRFRAERRPLSAIALHAETSSLTAIGNDYGPEEMFARQLVAHGRPGDVLLALSTSGSSANVVAAAKAGKEIGLATWALTGPSPNPLAALCDDAIPVDADSVSVVQEMHLVLVHSLCAALESAMGVDR; this is encoded by the coding sequence GTGCGCGCCCATTTCGACGCCCTCGAGCGCGCCTTGCACCGCAATCTTCGCCCCGCGACCGAACAGGTCCTGACCTGGGGTGTGCGGCTGGCCGGCGTCTACGAGCGCGGCGGGCGATTGTTCGCCTGCGGCAACGGCGGTAGCGCAGCGGAGGCCCAGCATCTGACCGCCGAGCTGACCGGCCGATTCCGCGCCGAACGCAGACCGTTGTCGGCGATCGCCCTGCACGCGGAAACCTCGAGCCTGACCGCGATCGGCAACGACTACGGGCCGGAGGAGATGTTCGCCCGGCAGCTGGTCGCGCACGGACGGCCCGGCGATGTGTTGCTCGCCCTGTCCACCAGCGGTTCCAGCGCCAATGTCGTGGCCGCGGCCAAGGCGGGCAAGGAGATCGGGCTGGCCACCTGGGCGCTGACCGGACCCTCACCCAATCCACTGGCTGCGCTCTGCGACGATGCCATCCCCGTCGACGCCGATTCGGTCTCGGTCGTGCAAGAGATGCACCTGGTGCTGGTTCATTCGCTGTGCGCCGCACTGGAATCGGCGATGGGAGTCGACCGTTGA
- a CDS encoding D-glycero-alpha-D-manno-heptose-1,7-bisphosphate 7-phosphatase, whose product MYHRSSPSRPAAPESRPAALLFDRDDTLIRDTGYIADPDLVEPLPGARAQLRRVRGAGVRTGIVSNQSGVASGRISLAQLAAVNARVEALLGPFDTWQICAHGRADGCRCRKPEPGLILGAAAELGVAPSRCVVIGDIGSDIEAALAAGARAVLVPTPRTRATETEHARRVAAVAPDLARAITLALDAPGMGKE is encoded by the coding sequence ATGTACCACCGCTCGTCACCCTCCCGGCCCGCCGCACCGGAGTCGCGCCCGGCCGCGCTGCTCTTCGACCGCGACGACACCCTCATCCGCGATACCGGATACATCGCCGACCCGGATCTGGTCGAGCCGCTGCCGGGCGCGCGTGCGCAACTGCGCCGGGTGCGCGGGGCGGGCGTGCGCACCGGCATCGTGTCCAATCAGTCCGGGGTGGCTTCCGGCCGGATCAGCCTGGCCCAGCTCGCCGCGGTCAACGCGCGCGTGGAAGCCCTCCTGGGCCCGTTCGACACCTGGCAGATCTGCGCGCACGGTCGCGCCGACGGCTGCCGGTGCCGCAAACCGGAACCCGGTTTGATCCTCGGCGCCGCGGCCGAACTCGGGGTGGCTCCGTCTCGATGCGTGGTGATCGGCGATATCGGATCCGATATCGAGGCCGCGCTGGCGGCGGGCGCCAGGGCCGTGCTGGTTCCGACACCGCGCACCCGTGCGACCGAGACCGAACATGCCCGGCGAGTCGCCGCGGTGGCGCCCGACCTCGCCCGGGCGATCACCCTCGCACTCGATGCGCCGGGAATGGGGAAGGAATAG
- a CDS encoding glycosyltransferase family 9 protein has translation MSGHVLAARLDSAGDVLVTGPAVRAVAARADRLTFLAGPRGRAAAELLPGVDEVVEFAAGWVDFDRPPVTARVIDDLVATLATRHIDEALIFTSFHQSPLPLALVLRMAGVARICAISTDYPGSLLDVRHAVDDDVPEPVRALSLAAAAGYPSTDSALAVRTDLPDVRALTGDPGYVVVHPGAAVPARRMSAQRNRAMVAALVRAGYRVLVTGGPDETALTATVSGADAVDLGGATDLPMLAAVLRAARVVVAPNTAAAHLAAAVGTPVVSLFAPVVPARRWAPHQVPCIVLGDQSAPCADSRARDCPIPGHPCLEHISDEAVVAAVDTLVVASSARLPAVLPVQERARMNAVP, from the coding sequence GTGAGCGGCCATGTGCTGGCAGCCCGGCTCGACAGCGCCGGCGATGTCCTGGTGACCGGACCCGCGGTCCGGGCGGTCGCGGCGCGGGCGGACCGGCTCACCTTCCTGGCCGGACCGCGTGGCCGGGCGGCGGCCGAGTTGCTGCCCGGCGTCGACGAGGTGGTCGAGTTCGCCGCCGGCTGGGTCGACTTCGACCGGCCACCGGTCACCGCCCGCGTCATCGACGACCTGGTCGCCACCCTCGCCACCCGGCATATCGATGAGGCGTTGATCTTCACCTCCTTCCATCAGTCGCCGCTGCCGCTGGCCTTGGTGTTGCGGATGGCGGGGGTGGCGCGGATCTGCGCGATCAGCACCGATTACCCGGGTTCGCTGCTGGATGTGCGGCACGCGGTGGACGACGATGTGCCCGAACCGGTTCGGGCGTTGTCGCTGGCCGCGGCGGCCGGTTATCCGTCGACGGATTCCGCGCTGGCGGTGCGGACCGATCTGCCGGATGTGCGGGCGCTCACCGGCGACCCCGGTTACGTCGTCGTGCATCCGGGGGCGGCGGTACCGGCGCGGCGGATGTCGGCGCAGCGCAACCGCGCGATGGTGGCGGCGCTGGTGCGCGCCGGCTATCGGGTGCTCGTCACCGGTGGGCCGGACGAAACCGCGCTCACCGCAACGGTCTCCGGCGCTGACGCGGTCGACCTCGGCGGCGCGACGGACCTGCCGATGCTCGCCGCGGTCCTGCGTGCTGCCCGGGTGGTGGTCGCACCCAATACCGCGGCCGCCCACCTCGCAGCCGCCGTCGGCACGCCCGTGGTGTCGTTGTTCGCGCCCGTCGTGCCCGCACGGCGCTGGGCTCCGCATCAGGTGCCCTGCATCGTGCTCGGTGATCAATCGGCGCCCTGCGCGGACTCACGCGCCAGGGACTGCCCGATCCCGGGGCACCCGTGTCTGGAGCACATCAGCGATGAGGCCGTGGTCGCGGCGGTGGACACCCTCGTCGTCGCGTCCTCGGCGCGGCTGCCGGCCGTCTTGCCGGTGCAGGAGCGTGCCCGGATGAACGCGGTGCCCTGA
- a CDS encoding glycosyltransferase — translation MSAPRSLNVLVWHVHGSWMTSFVQGGQQYLIPTDPDRGQWALGRCGRDWPDSAREIAPTDLTREQIDVVVLQRPEELDLVRQWLHAEPGVDLPAIYLEHNTPRGHACLTRHPLADRDDIPLVHVTDFNRLMWDNGRAPATVIPHGVIDPGHRYTGELERAATIINEPARRGRITGTDLLAPLSQAAPIDVYGIDTDDLHESLDAPVDRVCGAGDHDQEQLHSELARRRVFVHIPRWTSLGLSVIEAMYLGMPIVALGTTEASASIPADAGVVSNDPEVLDEAIRMFVRERCFADLAGKAARHWAQANFGIDRFTAQWDRLLHEVAA, via the coding sequence ATGAGCGCGCCGAGATCGCTGAATGTCCTGGTCTGGCATGTGCACGGCTCGTGGATGACCTCGTTCGTGCAGGGCGGCCAGCAGTATCTGATCCCCACCGATCCCGATCGCGGGCAGTGGGCGCTGGGTCGCTGCGGACGCGACTGGCCGGATTCGGCCCGCGAGATCGCACCCACCGACCTGACCCGCGAACAGATCGATGTCGTCGTGCTCCAGCGACCGGAGGAACTGGATCTGGTACGGCAGTGGTTGCACGCCGAGCCCGGCGTCGACCTGCCCGCGATCTACCTCGAGCACAACACCCCGCGCGGGCACGCGTGTCTCACCCGGCATCCGCTCGCCGACCGCGACGACATCCCGTTGGTGCACGTGACCGACTTCAACCGGCTCATGTGGGACAACGGACGCGCACCGGCCACGGTGATCCCGCACGGCGTCATCGACCCCGGACACCGCTACACCGGCGAACTCGAACGCGCCGCCACCATCATCAACGAGCCGGCGCGGCGCGGCCGGATCACCGGAACCGACCTGCTCGCCCCGCTGTCGCAGGCCGCGCCGATCGACGTCTACGGCATCGACACCGACGACCTGCACGAATCCCTCGATGCTCCGGTCGACCGGGTCTGCGGCGCCGGCGATCACGACCAAGAGCAGTTGCACAGCGAACTCGCCCGGCGGCGCGTGTTCGTGCATATCCCGCGCTGGACCTCGCTGGGGCTGTCGGTGATCGAGGCGATGTATCTGGGCATGCCCATCGTCGCGCTCGGCACCACCGAGGCCTCGGCGTCGATCCCGGCCGACGCGGGCGTGGTGTCCAACGATCCCGAGGTGCTCGACGAGGCGATCCGGATGTTCGTGCGCGAACGCTGCTTCGCCGACCTGGCGGGCAAGGCCGCCCGGCATTGGGCCCAGGCGAATTTCGGGATCGACCGGTTCACCGCCCAGTGGGATCGGCTGCTGCACGAGGTGGCGGCGTGA